CGGGACATAGTGTTCGACGAGGCGATTGCGGGCGTCGACGGATTGGGTGCGGCGGAAGTTTTTCCAGAGGGTTGCGACCGTGTCCTGCTTGGTCTTCATGTTTCCCGAGGCTCCTCATGCATTGGGTGATGCGCGAACCTCTGCCGAGCCAGGATGGGCTGATGGGATTGGGTGGCCTCTACCCGACTCTGGCGCCTTCTCCTCATGGGCAACGCGACTGTTATCGAACTGAGGTTACGTAAATCTTAACCCAAAATCACATGTAAGTGGGAACGCGAGGTTTCCCATTTTAACATTTTTTTCGATTTTCGTGTAAGTTGATTGTATCTGTTAATTTAGGTTGCATCAGAAAATGTGAGCGAAGAATCGCTTCAAACACCTTGCCAGTGACGGTATTCCGCCGAACTTCGGCGGGTATGTGCGATAAGATCATTTATAATAACGTATTACAGCCAGTGCAGCCGGACTTGCGCAAGCGTGAACGCGTTGACAGCCTGTCGGCGGCTGTTCAATGCGATTATCGTTGATTCATGGAAACAAAGTTAACATGGGATGAATTACATAATGAACATTAGGATGCCGTTGCGGCGTCGGGAGCCTGGGCGAGGTCGAGGGCGCGGTCGTCCTGACCGGGGGCTGGGAACAGGCAGGGACGCTTGTACTGCTCGGTCGTTGAGCGACGCGCCGCGGCCAGGCGGGCGTCCATCGTTGTCAGGCTCGTGAGGGACACGCTTCGGACCCGCAGGGGGCCGAGTCGGTTGGACTTGCGCCGTGAGTCGTACTCTTCGTTCTGGAGCGCCAATTCGGCGTCGAGGGTGGCTGCGAGTGCCGGGTGTTCGGCGTGCGTAGCGCTCACGCGGTAGTAAGGTGGATCGGCCCAGCACGGGGCGGCCACGAAGTCGAACTCCGGGAGCGCGAGTCGCCGGCAGGTTGCCTGGACGGCGGCGACCAGTTGATTCTCCGTGAGCTTCTCGCCGGCGACCGACGCGACGCGCCCGGCGCGGTGCAGGAACTCGACGAGCGGGGCCGCGCCGAGGTGGCCGTGGACGCGGACCACGTCGTCGAGGCGATAGCGGACCAGGCCGGACGTGTTGGTGAGGACCACCACGTAGTCACGGCCGACCTCCAACTCCTTGAATTGGAGCGTAGGCGGATGAGCGGCGTCGGCATCCGCGAGGGGGATGAACTCGAAGACGCCCGCGGTGACATCGAGCACGCCGATGGGGGTATTGTCGTCGAACGGGATGCTGACGCGTCCTTCGCTGGCGAGGAGGCCGACGTCACGGACGGGAACGGGTCCCCACCACTCGGCGAGGCGCCCGAGGTAATGGCCGAGGCTTCCGCCGGTCCAGCAGGCGACGAAGGACAACCGCCAGTAGTCGCGGGGCCTGAGGGTACCGTGTTGGCGGCGCAGCCGGGTCAATTCGGCGGCACGTCGCGGGTTGGGGCGCAGGCCGGTGGACAGTGTGCGGCGGAGGGTAGCGTCGCTCACAAGTTCGGGGGCGACCGTGCCGTCGTGGACGTCGCGGATTAGCGTCTCGCTGAGTTCGTCGGTGGTGCGGGCCATCTGGATGAGCGTCGCGGGGTTCGCGGTGATGGCGAAGGCGACATCGCGGACGACGCCGAGCCGCATGAGGGTGTAATAGCGAGCGCGGGCGTCCGGCACGTGGCTGATTTCGGGGCGGCCTACATAGAAGCGTCGCACGATGCGCTTCTGCGCCAAGGCGAGCAGGCCGGTGATCGCGCCGCAGGGGATGCCGGCAGAGGTTGTCTCGGCGTCGTGGCGCCCGGAGGACTGTAGGATAGCGCGCAACACGGCGTCGGGGTGGTCCGCGAGCATCTTGATGCCGAACGTGTTCCAGCCGCGACGGTAGTCGGCGACGAAGTCGGGTGTCACGGGGATACGCTTCGGCAGGGCCATCGTGCCGCTGCTGGTGGCGAACATGAGGATGGGCGTGCCGGGGCTGAAGAGGGCCTGGGTGTCGCCGTCACAGAGGCGGTCGATGGTGGGGCGATAGTCTTCGTAGGTCGCGAGCGGGACAGCGCGACGGAGGTCCGCGAGCGAGCGGACGGCGGCCAAGCCGTACCGGCGACCGAAGTCGCTGTTCGTCACGAGGCGGAGAACACGCATGAGTGCTTGCTGCTGGGCAGTGTCAACGTTGTCAAGGGTCCGCTGAAACCGTGCCAACACGCGGCGGGCGTGCAGCATGGCCAGGCGGGCCGCGATATGTTCCAGCAGGGTCGGCATGGCAACTTCGCTGAGAGAATTACGACGAGCACTGCTTGGCGGGCGGCATTGTAACGTGGCCGACGGCCGGCGCGCGGCCTGATCAGTCGGTGACGGTCGCGGCGGCGGGGGCGGCGGCCATGAGAGGCGTTGGCGGTTGCGGCGTGAGACCCGCGAGGTGGCGGTCGAAGAAACCGGTGGTCAGTCGCCGGTAGAATTCGGGGTGGTGCACGACCGCCTGGTTATGGCGGGCGCCGGGGGCGATCCAGAGGGCCTTGGGCTGTGGCGCGAGCGCGTACAGCCGCCGGCTCTGTTCGACGGGGAGGTACGAGTCCTTTTCGCCGTGGATGAAGAGCATCGGGCGGGGCGCAAGGCGCTTGATGGCCTTGCGCACGGAGGGGAAGCGGCATTTGAACTCGCGGCGTGCAAAGTGGAACATCGACCAGCGCAGGAAGCGCCAGAAAGCGGGCGGGTGGTTTTCGTAGACCACGCGGACCTTGGCGAAGATGTAGGCCCAGCGGCGCATGAAGTATTCGATGGTGCTGTCGGTGCTGAAGGCGCCATCGGCGACGATGACGCGAATGCTGGGATACTCGAGCGCGACGAGGATGGCGGCGCACGCGCCGCGCGAGATGCCAAACACGCCGAACTCGACCGGGTAGCCGTGGGCCTCAAGCCAGTGCTCGGCGTAGGCGGCCGCGCCGCGCATGTCGTCGAGATCGCGGTCGGTGACCCACTGGCGGGGCGTGTAGTCGGGTGGGCATTCGGATAGCCCGTGACCACGGAAGTCGAACGTGAGGATGTCGTAGCCGGTTTCCTGGAGCGGGCGGCAGTACCGGGCACAGGAGTACATGTCCGCGCAGAACTCGTGCGCGAACACGACGAGTCCGCGGCGCGGGACCGCCGGATTGGCGCGGATGATCATGCCTTGGAGCGGCAAGCCATCGTAGGCCGGGAAGAGAATCGGCTCGCCCGTCAGGCGGTCGAAGTCGAGGGGAGTGCGCGAAAGCGGGGGCTTCGTGGTGCGCATAATATTGAGGGAAATGCGCACGTACTTCATGAGGACCATGGCCGGCACAATGATCAGCGTGACGATGGTCGAAACGATCAGGACCAGCGCCCAATTGCGGGCGAGGGCGTCCAGGGCCGACCAGGCGAGGAGGGACAGCAAATCGACGTCTCACAACGAACCAGCAACGCCGCCGACCGCGCCGCCGGCAGCAGAGTGAGGTCGCATATTATCGCGGCCCAGATACGCTGTCCACGGCCGGCAAGTCCACCGCCGTCCGTGGTTCACCGGCGCCCCGGCGTGCCGGACCGTGCGCGGGGCCTTGGCCGGGGCGCTGCCCTGCGCTTGCCATGGCGCGGGCGTTTTCCGATGATAGGCGGTGTCCCGCGTTACTCGCGGCGGGTGTGTCTCGACCGCGCGAGCGGGAGGAGAGGAACATGCGAGCAACAGTGTGCCTGATCGTTCTGGTGGTGAGCGGGCTGGTCCCGGCGTTGCGGGCGGACTCCGCCGACGCGCGCACGGTGCTGCAGCAGGCGGAAGCCGCGATGCACGCGCTGAAGGCGATCCGGTACACGGGGCGCGGCGAAGCTGAGGGGATCCTGAGCACGCGCGTGCCGACGGTCGAAGGAACGGTCACGCTGGTGCCGGTCGCGGGGGCGGCCATGCCGAAGCTGCGACTGGACGCGGAGGTGCGGCCGTTCAACGCGCCCAAGCCGATGACCTTCCAGGTCGCGAATGACGGTAAGCAAGTGACCTTGGTGGACCACACGAACCGGGTGTACTTCGACCGGGCATTGCCGGAGGGCAGCCTGCTGCTGAACAACGTGTCGCCGCTGCTGATCCGCGAATTCGGGGCCGCGCAGCCGTTCGCGCGGGAAGCCGGGGCCGCATCGCTGGAGCTGACGGGCAGCGAGAAGGTGGGCGACGTCGAGTGCGATGTGGTGCACGCCGTGCTATCGCGCGGCGGCGACGAGGTGCGCTGGTACTTCGGGAAGACCGATCATCTGCCGCGGCGCGTGCAGCGGGTCGTGCAGACGCCGGCGGGAAAAACCACAATCACCACGTCGCTGACGACACTGGACACGCAGCCGCAGATCCAGGAGAGCCTGTTCCACGTCGCCAAGCCGGAGGGGTTCAACGAGCCCCTGACCGGGCGGATGATGCCAGGTCCGGGCGGGGGGGGCCGCGGGCTGCTGCCGGTGGGGAGCGAGGCGCCGGGCTGGACGCTGCGGAGCGCCGACGGTCAGGAGGTCTCGCTGGGGAAGCTGCGCGGAAAGGTCGTGCTGCTCGACTTCTGGGCGACCTGGTGCGGGCCGTGCCGCCAGGCGATGCCGGCACTCCAGCGCCTGCATGAGCGGTACAAGGACAAGCCGGTGGCGATTTTCGCGGTGAACTGCTGGGAGCGCAGCCCGCAGGTGGATCCGGCGGGTTTCCTCAAGCAGAGCGGGTACACGTACCCGGTGCTGTTGAACGCCAATGACGTCGCGCAGGCGTACAAGGTAACCGGGATTCCGACCTTTTACTTGATCGGGATGGACGGCAAGATCCTGCTGGCGTTTTCGGGTGTTTCGCCGGACGTGGAGCGACAGATCGAGGCGCTGATCGAGCAGGCTTTGGGGGGCGGGGCGAAGAAGTAGGCCGCTGTCTGATAATAGGGCACCAGCTTCCGTCGGCGACCAGACCGAAAGCGTTAGAGGCTGGGCGAGCGGTTCCCGACGTCTCGACGAAGCGAGTTCTGTCGCCAGCCGGCCGGGTCGTAGCAGACCTGGGGCCGCCCGGCGTCGGATGGCAAGGGCGGGTTCCGGCGGATGCGGGGTTACGGGTCCGGTCCGGGCTTGCGGGGGTGCGACCGGCGGCTATACTGGATGATTCACGGCGCCTGTGACGGTTCGGGCGCGCGGTAGGACAGCTCGTTGGACGGCGGCGGCCGCCAGGAAAGGTTTGGTGTGCATGATCCGGGTGAAGGTGCGCGGTAGCGAGTCGGTCGAGCAGATGGTGCGGCGTTTCAAGAAGTTGTGCGAAAAGGAAGGCCTGACGCGCGACATCAAGCGCACCAGTTACTACGAGAAGCCGTCCGAACGTCGCCGGCGCAAGACCCGCAAGTCGATGAAGCGCATCCAGAAGGACGCGCTGCTGTTCTAGCCGCGGCGCGACGCGGGGGTGCACGCCGGCCGCTGACCCGTTGCGGCCGGGCCGGCGTGGGGGTCGGCGACTTGTCGCGGGTGGTGCCACGGGGGTATATTCCGGGTTGCATTTTTGCCCCGCCGGCCTGATGCGGCGCGCGAGTCGGGCGCGCGGGGGCAGGTATGTCGCTGGTTTTAGTACAACCGCACGCGCTGTTCGAGGAGAACGCTCCGTGGACGCATTGTTTCGACCGCATCGTGCCGTGCTCGCGTGGACTCTGATGGTCCTGTTGGTGGGGGTGGCACTACCGGGCGCGGCGCTGGCGCAGAGCGCGCCGGCGGCCGCGACGACGACGGCGAGCGCCGGGGGACACTCGCTGGCCGACCTGCCGTGGGTGTGGTGGATCGCGCCGCTGGGCGCGGTGCTGGCGCTGGTTTATGCGCGCATCTTCTACAAGTCGATGATCGCGGCCGACGAAGGCGACGAGAACATGCGCCGCGTGTCGGGCTACGTGCGCGAGGGGGCGCTGGCGTACCTGAAGCAGCAGTACAAGGTCGTGGCGATTTTCTTCATCGTGGTTTCGGCGCTGCTGTTCTGGATGGGGTGGTCGCTCGAAGTGCAGCACAAGATCGTGTTTGCCGCGTTCCTGACGGGCGGTTTCTTCAGCGGTTTGTGCGGCTGGCTGGGTATGAACACGGCGACGCGGGCGTCGCACCGCACGGCGGCCGGCGCGCGGAAGTCGCTGAACGACGGGCTCGTGGTGGCATTCCGCAGCGGTGCGGTGATGGGGCTCGTGGTGGTGGGGTTCGGGCTGATCGACATTTGCGCGTGGTTCCTGCTGCTGTACTCGGGCATTCTGCCGTTCGAGTTCACGCAGAACATGACGCTCAATGACATCACGGTCGTGATGCTGACGTTCGGCATGGGCGCGAGTTCGCAGGCGCTGTTTGCGCGTGTCGGCGGCGGCATCTACACGAAGGCGGCCGACGTGGGCGCTGACCTGGTGGGCAAGGTCGAGGCGGGCATTCCCGAGGACGACCCGCGCAACCCGGCGACGATCGCGGATAACGTGGGCGACAACGTCGGCGACGTCGCGGGCATGGGCGCGGACCTGTACGAGTCGTACTGCGGGTCGATCCTGGCGACGGCGGCCCTGGGTGTCGCGGCGATCAGCGCCATCTACGGATCCGAAGGCGGTCCGGGGCTGGTGCCGGCACTGAAGATGATCGCGGCGCCGATGGTCCTGGCGGGCATCGGGATCGTCCTGTCCGTCGTCGGCATCTACATGGTGCGGACCAAGGAAGACGCGACGATGGGGCAACTGCTCAAGGCCCTGCGTGTCGGCATCTATGGCAGCAGCGCGCTGATCGCCGTGGCAGCGTTCATCATCTGCTGGCTGCTGTTCTCGGGGATCAGCGGAGTCAGCTTCGTGGGCATCTGGGTGGCGATCCTGGCGGGGCTCGTGGCGGGCAACGTTATCGGGTATGCCACCGAGTACTACACGAGCTACGAGTTCTCGCCGACGAAGCGGATCGCCGAGCAGGCGGTCACGGGGCCGGCGACCGTGATCATCGCTGGCATCGCGACGGGCATGAAGAGCGCGTGGGCGGCCGTGACGACGACCGTGATCGCGATCCTGGTGGCGTTCGTGGCGGCGGGCGGGTCGCAGGAGTTCCTGCTGGGCCTCTACGGCGTGGGCATCTCCGCGGTAGGCATGCTGGCGACACTGGGCATCACGCTGGCGACCGACGCGTACGGGCCGATTGCCGACAACGCGGGCGGCAACGCGGAAATGACCGGCCAGGAGCCGTATGTGCGGCACCGGACGGACGCCCTGGACTCGCTGGGCAATACGACGGCGGCGACGGGCAAGGGCTTCGCGATCGGGTCGGCGGCACTCACTGCGCTGGCGCTGCTGGCGGCGTATGTCGAGGAAGTTCGCATTGGCCAGATCCGTGAGGCGCGGGCCGAGATCATGAACGTGGTTCAGGAGGCGCAACCGAGCGAGGCGATCTACTACGGGCATGGCAAGTTCGCGCAGCGGATCGGCGCGGGCAACACCGACTCGGATTTCGGCTGCCTGATGCTCATCGAGCCGAGTCCGCCGCCTGCCGAGCTGACGCTGGGGACGAAGCTGACCAGCATCAGCGAGCCGAACGAGGAGAACGTCCGGCTGGCGACGCTCGGGGCGCACACGCTGCGGCTGGTGAACGCGCGGCGGTCGTCAATGGCGCAGTACATGGCGTTCTATGACGTGACGCTGATGAACCCGAAGACGTTGTGCGGGCTGTTCTGCGGCGTGCTGCTGGTGTTCGTGTTCTGCGCGATGACGATGCAGGCGGTCGGCCGCGCGGCGTACCGGATGATGAAGGAGTGCCGCGTCCAGTTCGAGAAAGTGCGGGCGTACCTGCGCGGCCAGGGCAAGGACGAAGCCTACGTCAACGACCCGGACAACTGGCCGCGACAGCAGATCGAGTTCCAGGGCGCGAAGGTGCCCGACTATGCGAAGGCCGTCGCGATCTCGACACGCGGCGCGCAGCGCGAGATGGTGATCCCGTCGCTGATGGCCATCATCGTGCCCGTGCTGGTCGGGTTGGTCTTCGACGTGCCGGGTGTGATGGGCCTGCTGGCCGGCGGTCTGACGGCCGGGTTCGCGGTGGCGATCTTCATGGCGAACGCGGGCGGGGCGTGGGACAACGCCAAGAAGCTGATCGAGACGTTCGGCAAGATCACCGCGCGGCAGTGCCTGGAGGATGCGGCGGTGCTGGAACGCATTCCGCAGGCGATTCGGGCGGACATCAAGGCGCGCGCGCAACTGGCCACGAACGGCGGCCACCCGGACAAGATCGTCTACGGCAAGGGTTCCGACGATCACAAGGCCGGCGTCGTCGGCGACACGGTCGGCGATCCGTTCAAGGATACGTCCGGCCCGAGCCTGAACATTTTAATCAAGCTGATGAGCATGGTCTCGGTCGTGTTCGCCGGTCTGATCGTCAAGTACGCGCCGCTGATCACGGCCTGGCTGGGCCTGGGTGGCTAGCGACCGGAACGCGAACGCGGCTGCGGAAGCCCCGGGGGATCGACCTCCGGTCTGCCCTGACAGACCGGAGCTCGGTCCCGCGGAGTTGGGGGTGTGCGTGGCGTGCCGTCTTGGCCGGGGTCAGTCCCAGCGTCTACAATGCGATCCATGAGTGAGTCCGACTCGCGGCCCGCGGGCCGCCGTGCGAACGCGGCTGATGTGAGCAGTGAGGACGCGCGCGCGTTCGCGGTGATGACCGCGCGGATCGCCGCGGAGCAGAAGACTGAGAACATCTGCGTGCTCGACCTGCGCGGGTTGAGCAATCTGGCCGATTACTTCGTGATCGGGACGGGTACGTCGGGCCGACAGATGCACGCCGTCCTGGACCACGTCCGCGAGCACGCCGCCACGGTCGGGCGGCGGCACTTCAACATCGGCGACAGCCGTGACGCGAGCTGGCTGCTGGCGGACTACGTCGACGTGGTAGTCCACCTGTTCGACGCCGAGCACCGCGAATACTACGACCTGGACGGGCTTTGGGGAGATGCACCGCGCGTGGACTGGCAGCCCTCGAGGGATGCGGTCGGGGGGACCGCGGCGGTGTAGGCCGCGGCCGGAGTCCGCGGGCGAACCGGGGGCAGCCTTCGTGGAACCAGTCAATTCCGCGTGCCGCCGGGCTGTCGCGCGTCAGCGCCTTGCCAGTGGGCACAACCTGCCTTAGCGTTCCGCCATTCCGAACGCGCGATCGAGCGCCAGATCCAAGAGGCAGACCATGTGGAAGAGATTCGCCCCGTTTCTGGTGGTGCTTGTTCCGTACACCTGGATGTCTGGCTGCGGGGCCCCGGCTCCGTTCGATGCGCCCGCCGGTTTCACGGCCATCAGCGAGCCTGGCTTCGAATCCGCGGACAACGCGGCGGATCGGAACGACTATCCGTGGGAGATGACGTACTTCAAGCCTGACGGCCGCGAAGTCGGGCACATCTACGTCGGGACCGGCAACGCGGTCATGGATGGCATCCTGGGGCGCATTTTCGGGTGGCCCACCGAGTCGTTCTGGCGCCCACCCGAGATTCGACGGTACCAGGCGGACAATGGGACGCAGGACTGGGAACGCGTGCTCGACTTTCGCGCTGTGGAGAGCGGGCCGCCGTGGCAGACGACCGGCGTGCGGGCGCTGCTCCCCTATCGCGTGCCATCGACGGGCGAGACGTACCTGTACGCCGGCACGTTCGGGACCCGGCCCACGCTCTGGCGGAGTCGCACCGGTGATCCGGGCACTTGGGAAGCGGTGTGGTCGAACGCGACGGAAGGGTCGATTCGCGCGCTGGCCGTCCACAGTGACATTCTGTATATCGCGGTGACTCATGAGTACCTCGAGCCGCAGGTGGCCGGGGAGATTCACGCCACCGACGGCCGGACCGTGTGGCCGGTGATGACCGACGGATTCGGGACGGCGGACAATGCCGGCGTCTTCGCGTTGGCGTCGTTCAGCGGCTGGCTATACGCGGGTACGATCAATCGCAACCAGGGGTTTGAGGTCTGGAAGCTCGCAGGCCCGGACGGACAGGCAGACCCGGTCCGGATCGTTGCCAACGGCGGGACGTCGCGTTCGCAGCAGGCGGTGGGGGAGATGCGTGTTTTTCAGGAACGCCTGTACGTGACGGCGCTCATCTTCATGAATCTGAACTACGATGGGTTCGACCCGCTGTTGCGGGCGGCCGACATGCTGCGCATCGACGCGCTGGACCACGTGGAGGTCGTGGTTGGGCCGGGGTCCGTGGGCGGGGTGCCGTCGGGGTTCGGGCACTTGCACAACGCCTACTTGTGGTGCCTGGAGGAGCACCACGGGAAGCTGTACTGCGGCACGTGGAACGCGACCAGCTTTGTGCCGGTGACGGACCGCTATTGGGGGCGGATTCAGGCGACGCTGAATGAGCGCGTGGGCGTCCCGCTGTTCTTCGGCCCGTCGCCGTTTTCCGGTTTCCTCGAGAGTGGCCAGTTCGACTACCTGACGCGCAACGGCGCGCGCCTGTACGCCTCCGACGACGGCGTATCCTGGCACGAGGTTTTCCGGGATGGGCTCGGTAATCCGCGCAACTACGGCGTGCGCAACATGGTGTCCACGGGCGACACGCTGTACATCGGCATCGCGAACATCGACGACGGCCTGCAGATCTGGACGATGGCCGAGTAGCGCGGCGCGTCCGCGTCGCGGCCGTCTCATCGCCGCGCCGGTCCGGCCATCCGGGCCCGGTTGCCGCTATGACGTCGCTTTCACGGCCGCCAGCGCCGCGTCGTAATTTGGTTCGTGGGTGACTTCCGGCACGTATTCAGCGTGGACCACCTGGCCCTGGCGATCGAGCACGAATACGGCCCGCGCCAGCAGGCCGAGTTCCTTGATGAGCACGCCGAACGCCGCGCCAAACGCGCGGTGCTTGTAGTCGCTGGCCGTCACGACGCGCTCGATGCCTTCCGCGCCGCAGAAGCGCTTTTGCGCGAACGGCAGGTCCATGCTGACCGTGAGCACGGTCACATCCTGGCCGAGCTGTGTGGCGCGCTGGTTGAACGTCCGCGTCTGCGTGGCGCAGACCGGCGTGTCCAGGCTGGGAACCACGCTGAGTACGAGGATCTTGCCGTGGTATGCCGCGCACCGCAGGTCTGAGAGATCATTGGCGGTCAACGTGAAATGCGGTGCCTCGCTGCCCACCTTCAGCGCGGGCCCGACGAGTGTCAGCGGATTGCCCTGAAATGTAATGACACCTTTTCGCTCGGTCATGCGATTCTCCGTGCCCCCGTTGGCTCCAATGCCGTGCTGGCGCTCGCAGCCACGTTGCTTCGCCCCGCTGGCGCCTCCCTGGCTGGCGGTCCGGGCTAACGCCGAGCGGCGGCGTACAAGTCCGCGACCGCGTCCCAGTTCACGATGTTCCACCACGCGCTGATCCAGTCGGCGCGACGATTCTGATACTGCAGGTAGTAGGCGTGTTCCCACACGTCGATCGTCAGCAGCGGGGTGTGACCCTGGGAGA
This DNA window, taken from Phycisphaerae bacterium, encodes the following:
- the tpx gene encoding thiol peroxidase, producing the protein MTERKGVITFQGNPLTLVGPALKVGSEAPHFTLTANDLSDLRCAAYHGKILVLSVVPSLDTPVCATQTRTFNQRATQLGQDVTVLTVSMDLPFAQKRFCGAEGIERVVTASDYKHRAFGAAFGVLIKELGLLARAVFVLDRQGQVVHAEYVPEVTHEPNYDAALAAVKATS
- a CDS encoding sodium-translocating pyrophosphatase, yielding MDALFRPHRAVLAWTLMVLLVGVALPGAALAQSAPAAATTTASAGGHSLADLPWVWWIAPLGAVLALVYARIFYKSMIAADEGDENMRRVSGYVREGALAYLKQQYKVVAIFFIVVSALLFWMGWSLEVQHKIVFAAFLTGGFFSGLCGWLGMNTATRASHRTAAGARKSLNDGLVVAFRSGAVMGLVVVGFGLIDICAWFLLLYSGILPFEFTQNMTLNDITVVMLTFGMGASSQALFARVGGGIYTKAADVGADLVGKVEAGIPEDDPRNPATIADNVGDNVGDVAGMGADLYESYCGSILATAALGVAAISAIYGSEGGPGLVPALKMIAAPMVLAGIGIVLSVVGIYMVRTKEDATMGQLLKALRVGIYGSSALIAVAAFIICWLLFSGISGVSFVGIWVAILAGLVAGNVIGYATEYYTSYEFSPTKRIAEQAVTGPATVIIAGIATGMKSAWAAVTTTVIAILVAFVAAGGSQEFLLGLYGVGISAVGMLATLGITLATDAYGPIADNAGGNAEMTGQEPYVRHRTDALDSLGNTTAATGKGFAIGSAALTALALLAAYVEEVRIGQIREARAEIMNVVQEAQPSEAIYYGHGKFAQRIGAGNTDSDFGCLMLIEPSPPPAELTLGTKLTSISEPNEENVRLATLGAHTLRLVNARRSSMAQYMAFYDVTLMNPKTLCGLFCGVLLVFVFCAMTMQAVGRAAYRMMKECRVQFEKVRAYLRGQGKDEAYVNDPDNWPRQQIEFQGAKVPDYAKAVAISTRGAQREMVIPSLMAIIVPVLVGLVFDVPGVMGLLAGGLTAGFAVAIFMANAGGAWDNAKKLIETFGKITARQCLEDAAVLERIPQAIRADIKARAQLATNGGHPDKIVYGKGSDDHKAGVVGDTVGDPFKDTSGPSLNILIKLMSMVSVVFAGLIVKYAPLITAWLGLGG
- a CDS encoding TlpA family protein disulfide reductase — protein: MRATVCLIVLVVSGLVPALRADSADARTVLQQAEAAMHALKAIRYTGRGEAEGILSTRVPTVEGTVTLVPVAGAAMPKLRLDAEVRPFNAPKPMTFQVANDGKQVTLVDHTNRVYFDRALPEGSLLLNNVSPLLIREFGAAQPFAREAGAASLELTGSEKVGDVECDVVHAVLSRGGDEVRWYFGKTDHLPRRVQRVVQTPAGKTTITTSLTTLDTQPQIQESLFHVAKPEGFNEPLTGRMMPGPGGGGRGLLPVGSEAPGWTLRSADGQEVSLGKLRGKVVLLDFWATWCGPCRQAMPALQRLHERYKDKPVAIFAVNCWERSPQVDPAGFLKQSGYTYPVLLNANDVAQAYKVTGIPTFYLIGMDGKILLAFSGVSPDVERQIEALIEQALGGGAKK
- the rsfS gene encoding ribosome silencing factor, which codes for MSSEDARAFAVMTARIAAEQKTENICVLDLRGLSNLADYFVIGTGTSGRQMHAVLDHVREHAATVGRRHFNIGDSRDASWLLADYVDVVVHLFDAEHREYYDLDGLWGDAPRVDWQPSRDAVGGTAAV
- the rpsU gene encoding 30S ribosomal protein S21, with translation MIRVKVRGSESVEQMVRRFKKLCEKEGLTRDIKRTSYYEKPSERRRRKTRKSMKRIQKDALLF
- a CDS encoding alpha/beta fold hydrolase, with protein sequence MKYVRISLNIMRTTKPPLSRTPLDFDRLTGEPILFPAYDGLPLQGMIIRANPAVPRRGLVVFAHEFCADMYSCARYCRPLQETGYDILTFDFRGHGLSECPPDYTPRQWVTDRDLDDMRGAAAYAEHWLEAHGYPVEFGVFGISRGACAAILVALEYPSIRVIVADGAFSTDSTIEYFMRRWAYIFAKVRVVYENHPPAFWRFLRWSMFHFARREFKCRFPSVRKAIKRLAPRPMLFIHGEKDSYLPVEQSRRLYALAPQPKALWIAPGARHNQAVVHHPEFYRRLTTGFFDRHLAGLTPQPPTPLMAAAPAAATVTD
- a CDS encoding GH3 auxin-responsive promoter family protein, encoding MPTLLEHIAARLAMLHARRVLARFQRTLDNVDTAQQQALMRVLRLVTNSDFGRRYGLAAVRSLADLRRAVPLATYEDYRPTIDRLCDGDTQALFSPGTPILMFATSSGTMALPKRIPVTPDFVADYRRGWNTFGIKMLADHPDAVLRAILQSSGRHDAETTSAGIPCGAITGLLALAQKRIVRRFYVGRPEISHVPDARARYYTLMRLGVVRDVAFAITANPATLIQMARTTDELSETLIRDVHDGTVAPELVSDATLRRTLSTGLRPNPRRAAELTRLRRQHGTLRPRDYWRLSFVACWTGGSLGHYLGRLAEWWGPVPVRDVGLLASEGRVSIPFDDNTPIGVLDVTAGVFEFIPLADADAAHPPTLQFKELEVGRDYVVVLTNTSGLVRYRLDDVVRVHGHLGAAPLVEFLHRAGRVASVAGEKLTENQLVAAVQATCRRLALPEFDFVAAPCWADPPYYRVSATHAEHPALAATLDAELALQNEEYDSRRKSNRLGPLRVRSVSLTSLTTMDARLAAARRSTTEQYKRPCLFPAPGQDDRALDLAQAPDAATAS